The genomic interval TTCGACTACGGTATAGTTTGTATAGAAACATTTATGTGATTTTGatgttttactgttttatatttctatttcaattattttaatctATCAAAGGACGTACAACAATGGCTGatgttttctacattttttctcacatttttccAATTCTTTCATGAAAATGCCTGAAATTTTGCTTACTTTTAGATCTTGACCAATaacttcaaaatatcttcaataagGACATATTTCATCGGATTCGTTTAAATTCTATAGCAAGCTGTAAGTGCTTTAAAGTGAAAAACTACCAATATGATATGCAAATATTCCCTTAGAATAGATTTAcctgtatattgttttaaaggtCAGTTTTAACTTTCTTATAATAGCAAAGGTAATAGTTTTCCATACTTCCTTTTGAGGAATAAACAGTGTGGTAAAGGTAAGCTAGTTCCATTTGTTAtgttaaaagttttctttttctttttcatatttattattaaattgatAGCTATATCCAGTACATTgatattttggaaatatattttattttaagagtAACGTCGGGCCAAcagtatattttcaaaaaaagaatcAACTCATTAATAAACTagattgaaaatttcaaaaaaaaaaaacaatatagcacctctttttgtgattttttaaaattctttcctGGCATAACTGTCAGTTTTAAAGTGCAAATGTCGTTTATTTAAAACAACTCGactaaaaggaaaaataaaaatctaaatgttttatgcaaaaatgaaataaaaattaaatgtcaaagctgcgtttcgaacccacacggcaaagggtctgtttaacatggacagtatgctttacctcagagctaatttgtaattggtactataactagaaatatttagattttaacatgttagaaaaatgttgaattccctatgttccattttaatctatttatagtcatgtaaacatcaagttatcgttggggcatagtatgtTGACCTAGGCAATCGACACACAACACGACGCTCGACAATACGACACGACATGACTCACGACAATGGGACTCGACGCGATTCAATAACATCGCGATGTCGTGTCGTATTGTCGCCTGTCGTATCTtgtgtcgagcgtcgtatcgcattgtcacATGTCAAATTGTGTGTCGACCATCTACTCTTCTAGTTTTTACGTACGACATGCGATAAGTCGCAAACAAGATGAAACGACGCGCGTCAGGCAATCAATGTCAcgcgtcgtgtcgcattgtcgtgcgtcgtgtcGTATTGTTGAGTTGTAAACTCTGTTAGGCAGACGCACGACATGCGATACAACACACGACAATACGACATTACACACGATTTGAGGCACAACAATTTGACACGACGCGCGACATTGATGTCGTGGCGTCGTGCTGTATTGTCGCCTGTTTTGACGTGCGTCGTGTCGCGTGTCCTACCGTGCGTCATCGGACGGGGCACGACGACACGAGCTGAAAAGGATTCCGTTAATATAAGACAagagtgttttttgttttttgttgttttttttttttttttttgctttttttttttgctttttgttttgttttctacgTCAAAGTGCATGCACACAGCTTTCATTTTGTATAAAGCCAACGTACGTTATAATTGTTCCGAAGTTGATTATATGAATGTATTTATGGATTCTAGTTAAGTATTTTATACATGAGTTTCCTTTTCTTGCCGATATGTCTTAAATGGCAAAGTTGTAATTTCCGCAATTTTCCAGACGgaaaattcattttcatattcTTTAAACAGGAATAGTGTTCTCATGATTTAGACAAACAAGTCAGCTATATTTTACACGAAATTTCAGCCGAGTATCTTATTTCCATCACATTGTACAATTATTTGAATGTAATTGATTTGGAGTTTTAAAACCTACATGCATTTAGTGCATAAATCATGGTAATCTCCGGAATACTGTTTTGTTCATATCCTACCGCCGCCCATCGCATAATTATCAAATCGCAATGGTAAAATAGTAGGACGACAAGATCGAATGATAGTAGGATGGGGATGGTAGGAgggtaggatggtaggatagaAGGATGGCGATTGTAGGATAGTAGGATGGTGGTGGTAGGATGGTAGGACGGCGAATATTGATTCTTACGGAATATTGTTTACTTCACATCCTACTATCGCCCATCGCCTAACAAAGCGCGGGGGTAGGATAGCAAGATAGTAGGTATGGTTGGATGGTAAGATGTCGATGGTAGGAAAGTAGAATAGCGATAGTAAGATGGTAGGATAGCGATGGTATTCTACTAGCATACTACCGCTATCCTAATGGCTATCATCCTATCACCCTACTATCCTACCTTCCTTTTTTCCTAGCATCGCTATCCTATCATCCTACCTTCGTACTATCTTAACCTCCTATCATGATAGTGTGATAATTAGGagttatgtatatatatgtgtgtatatatataaatgtaaaattctGTGCCGGAtcaagtaaattataaaaaaaaaaaaaataaacaacattacatgagtaactaGTACttaatatttgcctaccggtttcgtttattactcatcagggcaaataatacaatatggcgtcataaaatgtcatttattcCATATATATCTacaacataaataaacatataaataccTATAAACCCTGATTTAAACTACTCAAAAGGACAGATATCAGCAATAAAAGTAgagttatatttatttaaatttacagtTTCACTCTGTTCATTCTTACGGAATACTGTTTATTTCATATCTTACCATCGCTCATCGCTTAATTATCAAAGTGCGATGGTAGGATAAAAGGATAGCAGGTATGATAGGATGATAAGATATGATGGTATGATGGTAGGATAGTGGGATAGCGATGATAGGATAGTAAGATAGTAGGATATTGATGGTAGGATTGTAGGATAGAGCTAGTAATTCCTATCATCATACCatcgctatcctaccatcctaaTATCGATATCCTGCTATCGTACCATCGCTCATCTATTATCCTATTATCCTACCGTCTTGTCGTCCTTCACAGAAGGGACAtgaaagataattatattttcttcagaGTAAGATGCTCTCCCAAATTTGTTGAAATGGTGGCACTTGACTCCTCTCAGGGCAAATAGCTTATACTAAACACAATTATTACTATTCATGATTCAGCGTGTCATAAATACATTCAAGTTCAAACAGCCAAGGTCAGGTCAGTGACTTAGGAACACTACTTAGAAGCCCTCTTGTTAAACTAAACATacttgttaccattcatgatttaGTGTGTCATATGTatatttcaaggtcaaaagtcaGCTTCGGGTACTTTGGCCCTCTTGTATTCATTCTCGTGTTCGGAATTAGATACATgttgtattttatacataataaaataaaaccaagactgaaaaaatatatatcttagtATAAATTTTGGAATTAACGTTTCTGTTCAATAATTAAGTGTTTATAACAACCTGATAATGATCTGCACGGTGTTGCTAATTTCTAGTTATAATTATGATGTAGTCATAATCACTGACTAATTTAAATCACTAGGGGCAATAATATTGATGAGCTAAAGATTTCCGAGTGCGATATTGCGATGTTGATAAAATGCtagcaaaaataatttcatatctgtaaattaggtttttaaatttttatttcacgcCTTAGCTCGGAGACTACACCTTCTAAAGGAATATTTAACGACATTCCTTAATGAATGATAACGAGGAAGGTACCCTTGAATATGTCTTAATCATATTAAGTGAAGAAAAATATCCATAACGTTCTCACTTTTATCATGAAATGGTACTTATTTCATTTGGGGCATCAGCATTCTACTTACACTATGTTTAAAAGCTCAGACTTTTAATGAAAAccaaagttttaaatcaattcaatatttaaatgaaacttttaatgtTTCATAAGTTGTAGCACATGTTTAAAAACAACTGATTCTTGAAAATGCAGCACACTTATTGGTGAAATAGAATTGCgaatgtcatgttaaaattatgaatacttcAAAAATATCTTACTAAACACTTTGCATTTAATACGAACAGAACAGGACATACATTAGTATTTTTTACCAAGGCAGATCAATAGCGATATAATCCAGGGCCAATAACCTCAAAGTAATACAGTCATTTGTTGATAGAGATACCAGCATCTATCAACAACAGGATTTTATCTGTTGAGCAACTGAGGATTCCTGCTCAATCTTGAGATTGTGCATAACCCTAGATTGCGTACAAAATGAACACATTTCGAGTACGGGTAAGTACGAATGAGTGACAAGCTTTGAAGATTAATATGGATTCTgcgagaaattaaataaaaacataccgactgacaCTTCCCAAAATCTTCAATatgattcataaaaacaaacatagcACAAGCTACACGCGATtcaatacattcacggttatcaacaaaaaatTGAACCGACTTTGGATTCAAAGAAAGGGAGTAAACAGAGGGAGATGTGAGTAAGTATGTGTTGGAAGCAGTGTGTTTggggttggtaactgatacagcacaGTTTTTATGCAACTATAAGTAAAAATATTCTGATGCTGCGAACGAAATATGACTGAATCGGATTCATAATGTTAAATTGCAAAATCGGACAATTAAATGTATATGGATTAAAAGGCTCAATCATTACTTGTTCGTCGTACATAGCTATGGACTGTTTAATACGCTTGAGTTCAGTACATGGGCCAGAATCCGTGACAGGGTACACCTCTCTACCAGGGAcggctttaaaaacaagaaagacaataaaaatgtgataaaatggGTTTAAAATGTCTCTTCGCATAcatacataacataacataacatcacATAACATAACATACATAAGAAACTTCTTAATTCGAACCCCTCTTATCAGGAAACCTCGCTAAACTGAACAAAAGGTTTGGTCCCGATTGTTTTATTCATTATGCATTGTAGAAATACCATTGTTATTCGAAACCACTCTACTCAGAAACCAAACAAACTTTTgagatttttatatcaaattactttAATCCCTCTAATCCGAACATTTGCCATGATTACCAATGCTCTAACTCTTTCTCATTTGACACGTTTGAGTTTGTTTACAGTTTCAAAAAATGCTCTTTAAGTAGGTGTCAACAAAAGATGATTATAATTACCACAGACTTGAAAGATGCAAgtaaattgtttgaaaagaaatttataaGAATAGATATATGTTTGTGATAAGTACTGCCAACGTAAAAGATCCTTATATTTGTTAATCATGTACATTCATCACATATTTTTCTGCAGTTTGTTCATTTAGAGCGGGTGTCTTTTTCTGTATGTGTTACTAACTTGGACTTTAGAATAAGAGAAAATATTCTCTTCAGTACTCGTGAATGTAGAATGGAATCATATTAGTATATGAAAATTGACATCACAAAAAGTATGTTGTATACATAATAGTATACATCAGTACTGATATAGACTGTAACCTGCATACACACTTTCGTCAAATAGACCTTTATCAAACCTGACAATTCTTCTGACCTATGTGATTAGAATTCCTGATTTGTTGATATTAAAGTTgaatatacttttttaacataatgagcatttcAGCGCAACATTCGTACTAAAACTTGCACTTTTTTCTTAGCTAAAAGTTTAATGCTTTCTGTttgcattttaatataaaaataaaagtgcgCAGTAAAGTAATTTTAAGCTATAAACGCTTTCCATTTCTGCGTTATCTGGTCATAATCTCCAGACATGCATTTGATTACAAACCTTAAAATATGTCTAACTGATGCAAAATCACCCAACGGCACTCCTACTTTAATGGTGACAAATGATCTCAGCTCCCTTGGCGTGCATTATTTTAGGTACTATATCATTGCATCAAGTAAATGCCACAGACCTTTTAcaacttacatgcaaaaattaGACTCACAGTTGCGAGAATGTATATTCTAATTATAAATTGCCATTGAGACCAAAAGTACCAGATTGAAGATTGTTATCTTTAAGAAACGAAGATACTTTAGAACTACAAAGTAATTTTTAATTACGTTGTTGATATTTGAAAACTTCAAGAGGAACTGAGAAAATTAAGCAAGCTAAGGACAAAAGTCAACCCGAATTTTCTTTCCGTCAGATTAATTTGATAAGACATTAAGTTCCTTAGAAATGTAAAAAAGtggaagtctactaggaaatcaatttagaacttttttttttttacaaatgccGTAAGAACTTAAATGGGgatatttattacataaaatcTAATAAAAGAGATCTTTTGCAAGCAAAAATATGCAACCTAGCAAAAGCAACAGTAGTAGACTGGCATTTATTTAGTCTTTTCATGAGAGAAATGAAAAGCGCAACATCACTCACGTTCAAAGCACCAGTGATTAGGGGCTCTGTATTACAGATACAGAGTATGGACACCATAATCCCGAATGATCATAAAATATAACCACACATAGCCGAAGAACAGGTAGTCTTTTGACAGCCGTCACACAGCATTCAAAGACTGATGTTGTAATAGTAGGTTAAATCTAAAACAAGATCTTTTGAAGACATCACAATAGTAGACTAGGTTAATTGAGTATGTTCGCGACAGGTAATGAATCCACGCACCTAAGCACTGGCTTAAATGGAAcgttttttaaatagaaacatTATAAGGATCCTAGAATAATATCTAAGAAAGACCCTTTTGAATAGCAGACAGAACTAAGCAAACTAATAGCATACTtccaacattttgaaaacaaccACATTCCCGCTATGTGATAATCGTTTAGTGACTAATCCATGTTTATTTCAGGTATGACGTTTGTGTCAGTGTTCACACTAATCTTAATATCAGTTGACAGATTCTGGAGTGTAAAGTGGAGTGTCCATTACAGAAAGTATCATACAAAACGGAAGTGCATTATATCTATTGTCTGCATGTGGTTAGTTATCTCCTTTTCCTTACATTTATAGTAGATTTTACTGTAAacggactggcctccagatcgttcaacaacaaaaatgtctttttagatatctggaaataaatgctatatttcttaataagacttcaaaacttaattactgacaaactattaTGTTACGggaacacatgagaatttgttgtttttactactttttacggtgaaaatcgaaaagcgtttgctacgctttactccaggtaaactgtcttgaatataaatatctatattttgatgtcatacttcactaattccgctatagctctattggttacgacgacgggaacatgtctttattgccgcggtggtccggggtttgattcccgacgcggtgatcttttttcttgatttggaatttttataatatttaagaaaCCAAAACtaatattctaatgttcatgatatgaccaaacttcaatgagaaagattatttttagccaaatctggaggtcagtgcctttaagaaaTTATGTaaagcagaaccatgttttgaACATATCGAAACAATACGATGAATTTAGCCCTAGTGAATCATACACGCAGCGTATAAACGATTCGTGCTGTTGCAAAATGTTAATATAAGGTTCTACTACATGTTATTCTGAttctaaaatgcattttttgtaaacaaataaataaacttcATGGCGTGTGTATGACGCAAAATATGGTAGGTCAGTCTGTAACCAACGCATAACAGTGTTTTAACAGTGTAACAGTATGGGAAGTTACACATTTTGTAGAATAACTTCGGAGTGCGTCGACATCTAGTTATTTTACGTCCCTAATGATAGATACAGTTTGTGTAAATGATACACCAGTATATTATAGCATTTCGAGCCTAAAACGTTTTTAGCCAGTGCTtaagcaactggctatagctctaaatcaactaccaagttcgcgtcgtttgagtttttcttctatttctatgtgaccgcatcacacaaatattctggacgtgaaAACAGAgtcacatatttatttttttataacctCGGTTTTGTGTGAGTGTGCGAACAACTGAGGACatctgttttaaacaacaaaaacaagcagcaacggattcgagaataattatgaactttatattcacatccaaaatattcggaatcactccgctcacTGTGTTTTGTATCAGTTTTTCTCCATGAACCCACTCTCGCACACACCTAAAATTCTATTCGTAATGCAACACGCGTAAATAACATTCCGTGCGCTTTGATTAGTTAACATCATGGAGAGACGGCGTTTTGATTGGTTAACAGCATAAAGTGGCGCTATATTCTAGGAAAGTTGAAGTTAACCATAACCCTAACCTTAAccctgaaatatcactcaataggCACTGGTTATCAGTCCTTTCAGATCTTTGATTTATAGAAAGTAGTAGACCAAATGTGGTAGCACTTTTTCCCGGCCACTGTATGGCGCCAAATAAAATGTCAACGTGTTTTAACGGAAATGTGCATGGATTTTCATTTTAGAATTTAGAACGCTAACTTTATTCTATACTTTCTGTTTCCTGCAACTGTTACTCTTATATTAAGCCATGATAAATGCACTCGAAGCTAGACCATTACATTTGTAGACATCATAAAACACCCTAGCATAAGCTTTGTTAATTAAGCGGAACTCACACTCTAATACTATTTCATGATCCCTAtggttaaaaaaaagaataacaagaCTGAATTAAAGTGTTCTAGCTTAATATTATGATTTGTAAAAGATATTCAGCTTTAATTAGCAAGTGATTAAGAACGATTTTTTCCTTACTTTTACGGCTTTTAGCATCAGATTTATGTACAAGATTCAATGACAATAACATATGCAGGACGTGTACATTTCTATTGTGCATATTTTCAGGTTGTTTATGCTGGTTCTTTGGGTACCACCTTTAATACTGGACAGAGTTCGATACAGTGAACCTGGAATCTGTTTTTGGGACCCATCATTAAACAAAGAATTTGTTTACATCGTTGCTATTCTTGGACACCATGGCCCCTTTTGTATAATGATTTTCTGCTATATTTACTTGTTTCTAATTATGCATAAACGCACAAAAGTTTCTGATTCTACCCGTATAAATAGACAATCATCTTATCCAGAACACAGTAGTGTAATGAATAATGAAACACGTATTACTCTGTCAACATTGGTGCCAAAACCAAATTCTTCGAAGATGGAACCCGTCGCAGCATTCTCACCACCGCCATCTGAGAACAGAAGCGTGGAAATTTCGAATGCTCCAGTAACTGTGAGCTACCTTCGAGTTCCAGAAGCAGGTGTTTCTGTCCGGGGCCATCAAGCTTTATCTGTCAGTGAAAAGCGTTTGATACGTGACCGGAAAATCTTTGTGACACTGACTTATATAATTTTTGGATATGTTATTCTTTGGCTGCCTTTTCACATCATTTTTGATATTAGTATCGTTAAACCGGATATAGTCCCTGAACAAGTGTGGACCATGGTGTTCTGGATGACATATTTCAACTCAACGGTCAATCCAATCTTGTATAACTTCAGTAGTTCTGAATTCAGACAGACATTTAAGAGAATTCTTACACGATGTAAATGATAAGCTTTAAAAAGGGACATGCACTGGTTGAACGATTGAGCAAAAATGCCTAAAACTCTCCTATAATACCACCAGCTTGActtttttccaaatgtatttggtaaaattataaaacgtttcattaaaagaagttacgacccaactgttttgagacataccgcatgtttagtgttcaacccgtttacagttggacactacgcttccctctttgattgtgtctgacggaagaggggggaggactctatgataagcagtttataaatcctaccaggactgaactgttttgatatttgtcttctggcctgtttcgtcgggcccttaagggtgtttctcttgttgctatgccttctgaaaaggcattgagtacatacgtttttggttcttaaggtttgctttttatatatttatacacgagcatttttgtgttttacatgtcatgcctttttgtttcctttacgtgtgtaagagattcacctggaggggattacttttatttacactgtcccgtgtctttggaacatggtggcattaccaacttttagtaacatctcgaaaccgataaagcgggacagatgtacctatcataaaaatcaataaaaccaataatccaatatcatcgctaccggacggattccttgatttccgtactaattg from Mercenaria mercenaria strain notata chromosome 2, MADL_Memer_1, whole genome shotgun sequence carries:
- the LOC123562405 gene encoding muscarinic acetylcholine receptor M5-like, whose protein sequence is MADKFMNGINSTLISTKSEVTLDKALLGFVLYAITFITVVGNVLVLVAVKINKKLQTTFNYYIINLAITDVAVAVTAMSFMATHTVLGYWPFGEALCAMWIFFDYGMTFVSVFTLILISVDRFWSVKWSVHYRKYHTKRKCIISIVCMWLFMLVLWVPPLILDRVRYSEPGICFWDPSLNKEFVYIVAILGHHGPFCIMIFCYIYLFLIMHKRTKVSDSTRINRQSSYPEHSSVMNNETRITLSTLVPKPNSSKMEPVAAFSPPPSENRSVEISNAPVTVSYLRVPEAGVSVRGHQALSVSEKRLIRDRKIFVTLTYIIFGYVILWLPFHIIFDISIVKPDIVPEQVWTMVFWMTYFNSTVNPILYNFSSSEFRQTFKRILTRCK